A segment of the Rhodohalobacter barkolensis genome:
GATCTCTAGTATCCGGCTGCACCACTCCTGACAGATTCTTCGCAAGGCTCAGAATGACCCAATCCGTCATCCTGAGTGAAACGAAGGATCTCCAGTACTCAGTCACACTAATCCTAACAGATTCTTCGCAGGGCTCAGAATGACCCAACTTGTCTTACTGAAAACTGATTGTAGTTTTTCGTATCATAAGCGCTCTTTATAATCCAACTCAGATTGATGTTCGACGCTCAAACCATAAAATCATTCAAATCGCAAAAAACTCCATTCTACTACTACGACCTGGGACTGCTTCGCCGCACCCTGGATGAGATCAAGAACCACGGTCTATCGAAAGGGTATCACGTGCATTTTGCGATCAAGGCCAACTTCAACCTGCCGATTCTTGAGGAGGTTCGAAAAGCGGGACTGGGTATCGATTGTGTGAGTGGAAATGAGATCAAGCGAGCCGTTGAAGCCGGATTTACCGGAGATCAGCTTGCTTTTGCGGGTGTGGGAAAAACAGACGAAGAGATTCAGGTTGGCCTCGATCACGACATCTTCTCCTTTAACTGCGAGTCACTTCAGGAACTGGAAATTTTGAACGGTCTGGCCCAAAAGAGCGGAAAAACGGCAAATGTATCGATTCGGCTAAACCCCAACGTGGAGGCTAAAACCCACAGGTATATCACCACCGGGCTGAACGAAAACAAGTTTGGGATTACCGCCGATAGACTACCGAAACTGTTTGATATGCTGCCCGGCCTGAAAAATATCAGCCTGACCGGGATCCACTTTCACATTGGGTCCCAGATCACCGACCTTCAGCCGTTCACAGATCTGTGCAACCGGGTAAATGAGATGCAGGATCTGTTTGAAGAGAACGGGGTCCGGCTCGACCATATTAACGTGGGCGGCGGATATGGAATTGATTACGAGAAGGTTGATGAAAACCCCATCCCCGATTTTAAATCCTTTTTTGAGGTATTTGACCGAAATCTAGAACTGCGTGAAGGACAGCAGGTTCACTTTGAGCTGGGTCGAAGTATTGTGGGACAATGCGGGAGCCTGATCTCGAAAGTCCTCTACATTAAGGAGGGAGCTACCACTAATTTTGCAGTGGTTGATGCCGGCATGACCGAACTGATCCGTCCCGCCCTCTACCAGGCCAATCACCGGGTGGACGTACTCACCTCAGACAAACCGCATAAGACATACGATGTAGTCGGCCCCATCTGTGAAACATCCGACACTTTTCAAAAAGGTATTCAGCTGCCTGAAATTGAGCGGGGCGAC
Coding sequences within it:
- the lysA gene encoding diaminopimelate decarboxylase; translation: MFDAQTIKSFKSQKTPFYYYDLGLLRRTLDEIKNHGLSKGYHVHFAIKANFNLPILEEVRKAGLGIDCVSGNEIKRAVEAGFTGDQLAFAGVGKTDEEIQVGLDHDIFSFNCESLQELEILNGLAQKSGKTANVSIRLNPNVEAKTHRYITTGLNENKFGITADRLPKLFDMLPGLKNISLTGIHFHIGSQITDLQPFTDLCNRVNEMQDLFEENGVRLDHINVGGGYGIDYEKVDENPIPDFKSFFEVFDRNLELREGQQVHFELGRSIVGQCGSLISKVLYIKEGATTNFAVVDAGMTELIRPALYQANHRVDVLTSDKPHKTYDVVGPICETSDTFQKGIQLPEIERGDLVAIRSAGAYGEVMSSAYNLRDRVKAVYSK